A stretch of Thermococcus sp. DNA encodes these proteins:
- a CDS encoding lipopolysaccharide biosynthesis protein, whose amino-acid sequence MLELIKREFGNIKSPLYRNSIYISLSSLTTALAGFIFWAVATRLYPAGEVGVASAVVSALNLTFQLSMLGMNYALIRFYPEYSERAAGTALFVTSIASLVFSLVYGLLMVNSKAFRGSSPAVFLAVFVVFSIVGTAYNVLSTYAIARRKAEHSFIQSLLFSARFAFLFILTALGALGIISSFGLGLLLGLLYALVFVGGVLPRLDREFLRDAFRFSLGNYIAGIANTAPNYLMPTLVLSMLGKEEAAYFYMAFAVGNLILFVPNAINTSFFVEGSHGLKNMKGTLKKAVFFSYIYLAFATVFVWLFGGYILRFFGEGYVGSLGLLKLMVLGGFLVVLVNFSITVLNIQKRVREVVAINVTKAVLFLGLSYLLMPRLGIEGVG is encoded by the coding sequence ATGCTTGAACTCATAAAACGGGAGTTTGGAAACATCAAAAGTCCCCTCTACAGGAACTCCATCTACATCTCACTCTCCTCACTCACGACAGCACTTGCGGGTTTCATCTTCTGGGCCGTGGCGACGAGGCTTTATCCAGCTGGCGAAGTTGGAGTAGCTTCCGCAGTCGTTTCCGCATTAAACCTAACCTTCCAGCTCTCGATGCTTGGCATGAACTACGCTTTAATCCGCTTTTATCCAGAATACAGTGAGAGGGCGGCGGGAACTGCTCTCTTTGTGACATCTATTGCCAGTTTGGTTTTTTCCCTCGTTTATGGCCTGCTTATGGTAAACTCAAAGGCCTTCCGCGGCTCCTCACCAGCCGTGTTCTTAGCAGTCTTCGTGGTTTTCTCTATTGTTGGGACTGCCTATAACGTCCTCTCGACCTACGCCATAGCCAGAAGGAAAGCGGAGCACAGCTTTATCCAGAGCTTGCTCTTCTCGGCAAGGTTTGCTTTTCTGTTCATTCTCACTGCCCTTGGAGCGCTGGGTATAATCTCATCCTTCGGCCTTGGCCTGCTGTTGGGCTTACTCTATGCTCTGGTTTTCGTTGGAGGGGTTCTGCCGCGCCTTGACCGCGAGTTCCTGAGGGATGCCTTCAGGTTCTCCCTCGGGAACTACATAGCAGGAATAGCTAATACTGCTCCGAACTACCTGATGCCAACCCTTGTATTGAGCATGCTCGGGAAGGAGGAGGCGGCTTACTTCTACATGGCCTTTGCGGTGGGGAACCTCATACTCTTTGTCCCCAACGCGATAAACACCTCCTTTTTCGTCGAAGGTAGTCACGGGCTTAAAAATATGAAAGGAACCCTGAAAAAAGCGGTATTTTTTAGCTACATCTATCTGGCCTTCGCAACGGTTTTCGTCTGGCTCTTTGGTGGTTATATTCTGAGGTTCTTTGGGGAGGGTTACGTTGGTAGTCTTGGGCTTCTTAAGTTAATGGTCCTTGGAGGATTCCTTGTCGTCCTGGTGAACTTCTCGATAACTGTCTTGAACATCCAAAAGAGGGTGAGGGAAGTCGTGGCAATTAACGTGACGAAGGCTGTTCTCTTCCTCGGGCTGAGTTATCTGCTCATGCCGAGGCTCGGGATTGAGGGTGTTGGCT